A DNA window from Megalobrama amblycephala isolate DHTTF-2021 linkage group LG11, ASM1881202v1, whole genome shotgun sequence contains the following coding sequences:
- the myoc gene encoding myocilin isoform X1 — MWFLAVLCVSCLLMGTQAQSSASFRRANAGNGRCQYSFTVDSPTEASCPSPGSSPEMEAMKSRLGLLEALVARLVGGEAVSESSQGSGSQSGLQDAYNQLMGENAQLQREKQRLDRQVQDLQQRMEVLRQEAERLRSRPCVQQPPPRVPQNDNSFRPGSGPALSHLVSSPGNTQGDTSSLRDPAWHFSNPEYQELTAVVTEVSAPNLEGPTDISGCGDLVWVEDPEVHRKADSIAGKYGVWMQDPEAKEPYGPEMVWRIDAVGSEVRQLFGYENMDQLSRGFPTKVLLLPESVESTGATMYKGSLYYQRRLSRTLIRYDLLSESIAARRDLPHAGFHGQFPYSWGGYTDIDLSVDENGLWAIYSTNKAKGAIVISQLDPHNLEVKGTWETKIRKTSVANAFMICGKLYTVASYTSPNTTVNYMYDTATSQGKTISVPFKNRYRYNSMVDYNPGQRKLYAWDNYYIVSYKVRLGKQE; from the exons ATGTGGTTTTTGGCTGTGTTGTGCGTTTCCTGCCTGCTCATGGGCACCCAGGCTCAGAGCAGTGCTAGTTTTCGTCGGGCGAATGCTGGCAATGGCCGTTGTCAGTACAGCTTCACGGTGGACAGCCCTACAGAGGCCAGTTGTCCATCACCAGGTTCAAGTCCTGAGATGGAGGCCATGAAGTCCCGTCTGGGGCTGCTAGAGGCGCTGGTCGCCCGTCTCGTAGGAGGGGAAGCCGTGTCAGAGTCATCACAGGGCTCTGGATCTCAGTCAGGCCTCCAGGACGCTTACAACCAGTTGATGGGGGAGAACGCTCAGCTCCAGAGGGAGAAGCAAAGACTGGACAGACAGGTTCAGGACCTGCAGCAGAGGATGGAAGTGCTCCGCCAAGAGGCTGAGAGGTTGAGGAGCAGACCCTGTGTGCAACAGCCTCCTCCTAGAGTGCCGCAAAATGACAACAGCTTCAGACCAGGATCAG GTCCTGCACTTTCCCACCTGGTATCCAGCCCTGGGAATACACAAGGAGACACAAGCAGTTTAAGAG ATCCTGCATGGCACTTCTCAAATCCAGAATATCAAGAGCTGACAGCTGTGGTCACTGAGGTGTCTGCCCCAAATCTGGAAGGTCCAACAGACATCTCAG GCTGTGGTGACCTGGTGTGGGTAGAAGATCCAGAGGTGCACCGTAAGGCTGACAGTATTGCAGGTAAATACGGTGTCTGGATGCAAGACCCAGAAGCTAAGGAACCTTATGGTCCAGAGATGGTATGGCGCATCGATGCCGTAGGGTCTGAAGTCCGTCAACTCTTTGGGTATGAAAACATGGACCAGCTGTCTCGTGGGTTTCCTACCAAAGTCCTCCTCTTGCCAGAATCTGTGGAGAGCACAGGTGCCACCATGTACAAAGGCTCCTTGTATTACCAACGGAGGCTCAGCCGCACACTTATACGATACGATCTACTCTCTGAGAGCATTGCTGCCCGCCGTGATCTTCCCCATGCTGGCTTCCATGGTCAATTCCCCTACTCCTGGGGTGGTTACACAGACATTGACCTTTCAGTAGATGAGAATGGTCTATGGGCCATATACAGCACCAACAAAGCCAAGGGCGCTATTGTGATCTCCCAGCTGGACCCTCACAACTTGGAGGTGAAGGGCACCTGGGAGACTAAAATCCGCAAGACTTCCGTGGCTAATGCTTTTATGATCTGTGGCAAGCTGTACACAGTTGCTAGTTACACCTCACCAAACACTACCGTAAATTACATGTATGACACTGCAACCAGCCAGGGTAAAACAATCTCAGTGCCGTTCAAAAACCGCTATCGCTACAACAGCATGGTAGACTACAACCCGGGGCAGAGAAAGCTATATGCTTGGGATAACTATTACATTGTGTCTTATAAAGTGAGACTAGGCAAGCAGGAGTAA
- the myoc gene encoding myocilin isoform X2 produces MWFLAVLCVSCLLMGTQAQSSASFRRANAGNGRCQYSFTVDSPTEASCPSPGSSPEMEAMKSRLGLLEALVARLVGGEAVSESSQGSGSQSGLQDAYNQLMGENAQLQREKQRLDRQVQDLQQRMEVLRQEAERLRSRPCVQQPPPRVPQNDNSFRPGSDPAWHFSNPEYQELTAVVTEVSAPNLEGPTDISGCGDLVWVEDPEVHRKADSIAGKYGVWMQDPEAKEPYGPEMVWRIDAVGSEVRQLFGYENMDQLSRGFPTKVLLLPESVESTGATMYKGSLYYQRRLSRTLIRYDLLSESIAARRDLPHAGFHGQFPYSWGGYTDIDLSVDENGLWAIYSTNKAKGAIVISQLDPHNLEVKGTWETKIRKTSVANAFMICGKLYTVASYTSPNTTVNYMYDTATSQGKTISVPFKNRYRYNSMVDYNPGQRKLYAWDNYYIVSYKVRLGKQE; encoded by the exons ATGTGGTTTTTGGCTGTGTTGTGCGTTTCCTGCCTGCTCATGGGCACCCAGGCTCAGAGCAGTGCTAGTTTTCGTCGGGCGAATGCTGGCAATGGCCGTTGTCAGTACAGCTTCACGGTGGACAGCCCTACAGAGGCCAGTTGTCCATCACCAGGTTCAAGTCCTGAGATGGAGGCCATGAAGTCCCGTCTGGGGCTGCTAGAGGCGCTGGTCGCCCGTCTCGTAGGAGGGGAAGCCGTGTCAGAGTCATCACAGGGCTCTGGATCTCAGTCAGGCCTCCAGGACGCTTACAACCAGTTGATGGGGGAGAACGCTCAGCTCCAGAGGGAGAAGCAAAGACTGGACAGACAGGTTCAGGACCTGCAGCAGAGGATGGAAGTGCTCCGCCAAGAGGCTGAGAGGTTGAGGAGCAGACCCTGTGTGCAACAGCCTCCTCCTAGAGTGCCGCAAAATGACAACAGCTTCAGACCAGGATCAG ATCCTGCATGGCACTTCTCAAATCCAGAATATCAAGAGCTGACAGCTGTGGTCACTGAGGTGTCTGCCCCAAATCTGGAAGGTCCAACAGACATCTCAG GCTGTGGTGACCTGGTGTGGGTAGAAGATCCAGAGGTGCACCGTAAGGCTGACAGTATTGCAGGTAAATACGGTGTCTGGATGCAAGACCCAGAAGCTAAGGAACCTTATGGTCCAGAGATGGTATGGCGCATCGATGCCGTAGGGTCTGAAGTCCGTCAACTCTTTGGGTATGAAAACATGGACCAGCTGTCTCGTGGGTTTCCTACCAAAGTCCTCCTCTTGCCAGAATCTGTGGAGAGCACAGGTGCCACCATGTACAAAGGCTCCTTGTATTACCAACGGAGGCTCAGCCGCACACTTATACGATACGATCTACTCTCTGAGAGCATTGCTGCCCGCCGTGATCTTCCCCATGCTGGCTTCCATGGTCAATTCCCCTACTCCTGGGGTGGTTACACAGACATTGACCTTTCAGTAGATGAGAATGGTCTATGGGCCATATACAGCACCAACAAAGCCAAGGGCGCTATTGTGATCTCCCAGCTGGACCCTCACAACTTGGAGGTGAAGGGCACCTGGGAGACTAAAATCCGCAAGACTTCCGTGGCTAATGCTTTTATGATCTGTGGCAAGCTGTACACAGTTGCTAGTTACACCTCACCAAACACTACCGTAAATTACATGTATGACACTGCAACCAGCCAGGGTAAAACAATCTCAGTGCCGTTCAAAAACCGCTATCGCTACAACAGCATGGTAGACTACAACCCGGGGCAGAGAAAGCTATATGCTTGGGATAACTATTACATTGTGTCTTATAAAGTGAGACTAGGCAAGCAGGAGTAA